One segment of Paenibacillus rhizovicinus DNA contains the following:
- the pyrH gene encoding UMP kinase — MQSPVYKRIVLKVSGESLSGNNGYGIDSAVISSIAEQVKEVVELNVEVAIVCGGGNIWRGIAGSEKGIDRATADYMGMLATVMNSLALQDALEQIDVPTRVQTSIAMQQIAEPYIRRRAIRHLEKGRVVIFAAGTGNPFFSTDTTAALRAAEIEAEVILMAKNKVDGVYSADPFKDATAEKFETLTYMEVLNRNLGVMDSTASSLCMDNNIPLVVFSITESGNIKRVVLGEKIGTIVMKGSAT; from the coding sequence TTGCAAAGTCCCGTGTACAAACGTATAGTGCTTAAGGTAAGCGGTGAATCGCTTTCCGGTAACAATGGATATGGAATCGACTCGGCTGTTATTTCCTCGATTGCTGAGCAAGTCAAAGAAGTAGTGGAACTGAACGTAGAGGTCGCTATCGTCTGTGGCGGCGGTAACATCTGGCGCGGTATCGCCGGTTCGGAGAAAGGTATCGACCGTGCTACAGCCGATTATATGGGAATGCTTGCAACGGTTATGAATTCGCTGGCACTGCAGGATGCGCTCGAGCAAATCGACGTTCCGACGCGCGTACAGACTTCGATCGCGATGCAGCAAATCGCGGAACCGTACATTCGCCGCCGTGCGATTCGCCATTTGGAAAAAGGGCGCGTCGTTATTTTTGCCGCGGGTACTGGTAACCCATTCTTCTCAACGGATACTACTGCCGCACTGCGCGCAGCTGAAATAGAAGCAGAAGTGATTTTGATGGCGAAGAACAAAGTGGACGGTGTTTATTCCGCCGATCCGTTCAAAGACGCGACTGCGGAGAAATTCGAAACACTGACCTACATGGAAGTGTTGAACCGCAACCTCGGCGTCATGGATTCGACCGCATCCTCGCTGTGCATGGATAACAATATTCCTCTGGTCGTATTCTCGATTACGGAGTCAGGGAACATTAAACGCGTTGTGCTTGGAGAAAAAATCGGAACGATCGTGATGAAGGGAAGTGCCACCTAG
- the tsf gene encoding translation elongation factor Ts translates to MAVSASAVKELRERTGAGMLDCKKALDETNGDIAKAIDLLREKGLSAAANKAGRVATEGTVESYIHAGGRIGVLVEINCETDFVGKTEQFREFARDIAMQIAAANPKFVSREEVPNDELDKEREILKAQALNEGKPEKIVEKMVEGRISKYYEEYCLLEQSFIKDPDKTIHTLLKEKISTIGENISIRRFVRYELGEGLEKKEDNFVAEVMSQAKL, encoded by the coding sequence ATGGCAGTTAGTGCTAGTGCAGTTAAAGAATTGCGTGAAAGAACAGGCGCGGGTATGTTGGATTGCAAAAAAGCGCTTGACGAAACGAATGGCGATATCGCGAAAGCAATCGACTTGCTTCGCGAGAAAGGTCTTTCCGCTGCAGCAAACAAAGCAGGCCGTGTAGCTACGGAAGGCACAGTTGAATCTTACATCCACGCCGGCGGACGTATCGGCGTACTTGTTGAAATCAACTGCGAAACAGACTTCGTAGGCAAAACGGAACAATTCCGCGAATTCGCTCGCGATATCGCAATGCAAATCGCTGCAGCAAACCCTAAGTTTGTAAGCCGCGAAGAAGTGCCTAACGATGAGCTGGACAAAGAGCGTGAAATTCTTAAAGCACAAGCGCTGAACGAAGGCAAGCCGGAGAAAATCGTTGAAAAAATGGTTGAAGGCCGCATCAGCAAATACTACGAAGAATACTGCTTGCTTGAGCAGTCGTTCATCAAAGACCCGGACAAAACGATCCACACGCTGCTGAAAGAAAAAATCAGCACGATCGGCGAGAACATCTCGATCCGTCGCTTTGTTCGTTACGAGCTTGGCGAAGGCTTGGAGAAAAAAGAAGACAACTTCGTTGCCGAAGTTATGTCGCAAGCTAAATTGTAA
- the rpsB gene encoding 30S ribosomal protein S2 gives MAVISMKQLLEAGVHFGHQTRRWNPKMDRYIFTERNGIYIIDLQKTVKKVEEAYNFVRSIGEEGGTILFVGTKKQAQDSVKEEAERCGNFYINQRWLGGTLTNFSTIQKRIDRLKTIEKWEEDGTFNVLPKKEVIILRKEKDRLEKFLGGIKGMKGLPSALFIIDPRKERIAVAEARKLGIPIVGIVDTNCDPDEIDYVIPGNDDAIRAVKLLTAKMADAIVESRQGEQTTA, from the coding sequence ATGGCGGTAATTTCCATGAAACAGCTTCTAGAAGCTGGGGTACACTTCGGTCACCAGACGCGTCGTTGGAACCCTAAGATGGATCGTTATATCTTCACAGAACGTAACGGGATTTACATTATTGACTTGCAGAAAACAGTTAAGAAAGTCGAAGAGGCTTACAACTTCGTTCGTTCGATCGGCGAAGAAGGTGGCACAATTCTCTTCGTAGGCACGAAAAAACAAGCACAAGATTCGGTGAAAGAAGAAGCAGAACGTTGCGGCAACTTCTACATCAACCAACGTTGGCTCGGCGGTACGCTGACTAACTTCTCCACGATCCAAAAACGTATCGATCGCCTGAAAACGATCGAGAAATGGGAAGAAGACGGTACTTTCAACGTGCTTCCTAAGAAAGAAGTTATCATTCTCCGTAAAGAGAAAGATCGCCTCGAGAAATTCCTCGGCGGCATCAAAGGCATGAAAGGTCTGCCAAGCGCATTGTTCATCATCGACCCGCGCAAAGAGCGCATTGCGGTTGCTGAAGCACGCAAACTTGGTATCCCAATCGTAGGTATCGTTGATACGAACTGCGATCCGGACGAAATCGACTACGTTATCCCAGGTAACGATGATGCAATCCGCGCAGTTAAATTGCTGACGGCGAAAATGGCCGATGCAATCGTTGAATCGCGCCAAGGCGAGCAAACAACTGCTTAA
- a CDS encoding DUF6115 domain-containing protein, translating into MEPWQTIMLVGGIVVVSAVVLPRRAVKGSPSNENQTVRNMETALEQFMENMEADNQEIASLVSKSSEDLQAQTMKRDERVKQLELRIGDMEQKLAELSSKAAHVSSEAVMANPPVSLTGMAPSPQTMERSAAALEEAAETAETTEASVPLTPSIRSRYAELFDMYQAGKSIDMIAKKLGRNKGEVQLILQLSKQEEAVRHE; encoded by the coding sequence ATGGAACCGTGGCAGACCATTATGCTCGTCGGAGGAATCGTGGTCGTTTCTGCGGTCGTGCTTCCGAGGCGGGCCGTAAAAGGCAGTCCGAGCAACGAGAATCAGACGGTGCGCAACATGGAAACCGCATTGGAACAATTCATGGAGAACATGGAAGCAGACAATCAGGAAATCGCTAGTCTAGTAAGCAAATCCAGCGAAGACCTACAAGCGCAAACGATGAAAAGGGACGAACGCGTTAAGCAGTTAGAGTTGCGCATCGGCGATATGGAGCAGAAGTTGGCAGAGCTGTCGAGCAAGGCTGCACACGTCTCTTCGGAGGCTGTCATGGCCAATCCTCCCGTATCTTTAACAGGAATGGCACCATCGCCTCAAACGATGGAACGATCAGCGGCTGCTCTTGAAGAAGCCGCGGAAACAGCGGAAACGACTGAAGCTTCCGTGCCCTTAACGCCATCTATCCGCAGTCGGTATGCAGAATTGTTCGACATGTACCAAGCCGGCAAATCCATCGACATGATCGCCAAGAAACTTGGCCGCAACAAGGGAGAGGTTCAGCTCATTCTTCAGTTGTCGAAGCAGGAGGAGGCGGTCCGCCATGAATAG
- a CDS encoding DUF342 domain-containing protein, producing MTTTENLQTYLVVQQSPDKLAAYIRFNVADENFSCTAEQLAEFLKSHNIKHGLQHDVINQLVKLPSRYFQSQTLIAQGVAPVNGEDGFIRFAYDMNEGEYRPLELEGGKVDFKEVTQLKNVKRGQLIAEKVKATPGKDGIAVTGEAVPCRNGKEAYFKMGKNVLLNPEQTAIYAAIDGLISITDKSKVNVFPVFEVNGDVDYKVGNIDFVGNVVIRGNVLTGFKVKAVGDIRVIGGVEGAILETEGSIEVTGGVLASNKGYLKAGKNIKCSFIQDGNVTAAEDVLVSQSIMHSHVRAGRNVICSGVKGLVVGGTIQAGDRVVARTIGNSMSTATVIEVGVRPELRSELLELRSQNKLLSENLDKTEKALALLDQLAAVGQLPPDRMAMRIKLGSTKRASVEEIAQNKERVLEIEKSLENTDRAKVDAVNVIYGGTKIVIGRNTRFIKDPMQRISFRYADGDIVMAPYI from the coding sequence TTGACAACGACAGAGAACTTGCAAACGTATCTGGTAGTCCAGCAGTCGCCGGACAAATTGGCCGCTTACATTAGATTTAACGTCGCGGACGAAAATTTCTCTTGCACAGCTGAACAGTTGGCAGAATTCCTGAAAAGCCACAACATCAAGCATGGCTTGCAGCATGACGTCATAAACCAACTGGTCAAGCTGCCAAGCCGCTATTTTCAAAGTCAAACGCTGATCGCTCAAGGTGTGGCTCCTGTTAATGGAGAAGATGGTTTTATCCGTTTCGCATACGACATGAACGAGGGCGAATATCGTCCTCTTGAACTTGAAGGCGGCAAGGTCGACTTTAAAGAAGTCACGCAGCTTAAGAACGTCAAACGCGGCCAACTGATCGCCGAGAAGGTGAAAGCGACGCCCGGCAAGGATGGGATCGCGGTTACCGGCGAAGCGGTCCCGTGTCGGAACGGTAAAGAAGCATACTTCAAGATGGGCAAGAACGTCCTGCTCAATCCGGAGCAAACGGCGATTTATGCTGCTATCGACGGGCTGATCTCCATTACAGATAAATCTAAAGTCAATGTCTTTCCTGTTTTCGAAGTGAATGGCGACGTGGACTACAAGGTCGGTAATATCGATTTCGTAGGAAATGTCGTTATTCGCGGTAACGTATTGACAGGTTTCAAAGTGAAGGCAGTAGGCGACATACGGGTCATCGGCGGGGTGGAAGGAGCTATACTGGAGACGGAAGGCTCGATCGAAGTCACCGGCGGCGTGCTGGCCAGCAACAAAGGATACCTAAAAGCAGGCAAGAATATCAAATGCTCCTTCATTCAGGATGGGAACGTAACGGCGGCGGAGGATGTGCTCGTATCCCAAAGCATCATGCATTCCCATGTTCGAGCAGGCCGTAACGTGATTTGTTCAGGCGTGAAGGGACTTGTCGTTGGCGGCACTATCCAAGCAGGCGACCGGGTTGTGGCGAGGACGATCGGCAATTCGATGTCGACCGCGACTGTAATTGAAGTCGGCGTTCGTCCAGAGCTGCGGAGCGAACTCTTGGAACTTCGCAGCCAAAACAAGCTATTAAGCGAAAATCTGGATAAAACCGAGAAAGCGCTCGCATTGCTGGATCAATTAGCCGCAGTCGGCCAGCTGCCGCCCGATCGGATGGCGATGCGCATCAAGTTGGGCTCGACCAAGCGCGCATCCGTCGAAGAAATCGCCCAGAACAAGGAACGCGTGCTGGAAATCGAAAAGTCGCTCGAGAATACCGATCGCGCAAAAGTCGATGCGGTAAATGTCATTTACGGCGGTACCAAAATAGTCATTGGACGCAATACGCGGTTCATTAAAGACCCGATGCAGCGCATTTCGTTCCGCTATGCCGATGGTGATATCGTAATGGCACCGTATATTTAA
- a CDS encoding FliA/WhiG family RNA polymerase sigma factor: MIEPKAPHLSNIEIWRKWKEDGDIEAKKRLIEQYLTLVDYVSNRMAIGLPKNVSKDDLASNGVMGLIDAIEKFDYRRGLQFETYASWRIRGAIIDGLRQGDWVPRSVREKAKRIEEAYQILEQQYMRSVSDTEISGYLAVTEKEFGVMLQEIAVTTVCSLEDPIRDEESETRLSLLIDEKAKNPDYKVHEFYLKESLVRGIDRLTEKERTVISLFYYEELSLSEIAEVMSLSPSRISQLHSKAILRLRGALEKQKDQLMQH; the protein is encoded by the coding sequence ATGATTGAGCCGAAGGCGCCTCATTTATCTAACATCGAGATTTGGCGGAAATGGAAAGAAGACGGGGACATTGAAGCAAAGAAACGTCTGATCGAGCAATATTTGACTTTGGTGGATTATGTAAGCAACCGGATGGCGATCGGCCTTCCGAAAAATGTATCCAAGGATGACTTGGCGAGCAACGGCGTGATGGGATTAATCGATGCCATTGAAAAATTCGATTACAGAAGAGGTCTTCAGTTTGAAACGTATGCTTCCTGGCGAATTCGCGGCGCTATTATTGACGGCCTGCGGCAGGGAGATTGGGTTCCGCGTTCCGTGCGGGAGAAAGCGAAGCGAATTGAAGAAGCTTATCAAATACTGGAACAACAATATATGCGCTCCGTAAGCGATACGGAAATCAGCGGGTATTTGGCTGTGACGGAGAAGGAATTCGGCGTCATGCTGCAGGAAATCGCCGTGACGACAGTATGTTCGCTGGAAGATCCCATCCGGGACGAAGAATCGGAAACGCGGTTGTCGCTTCTTATTGACGAGAAGGCCAAAAACCCGGACTATAAAGTCCATGAATTTTATTTGAAAGAATCGCTCGTTCGTGGCATCGATCGTCTGACCGAGAAAGAGAGAACCGTCATTTCGCTATTCTATTATGAGGAGCTGTCGCTAAGTGAAATCGCTGAGGTGATGTCGTTATCGCCATCGCGTATTTCTCAGCTGCATTCCAAAGCGATTCTGAGGCTTCGGGGGGCATTGGAAAAACAAAAAGATCAATTGATGCAACATTAA
- a CDS encoding chemotaxis protein CheD, producing the protein MNDANVVKVGMADLKIAAGGAILKTTGLGSCVGLTLFDERTKVAGMVHVMLPSSEIAREASINIAKYADTSIPHLIELMRLEGAEPKRFVAKMAGGAQMFAFHTNNDSMRIGPRNVESCKQMLKQFNIPVLSEDTGLNYGRTIEFCSMSGKMTIRSVQQGVKEI; encoded by the coding sequence ATGAACGATGCTAATGTTGTGAAAGTGGGTATGGCGGACCTGAAGATTGCGGCAGGAGGCGCCATTCTGAAAACGACCGGACTTGGTTCCTGCGTCGGCTTGACCTTGTTCGATGAACGGACCAAGGTTGCCGGGATGGTGCATGTCATGCTTCCGTCTTCTGAAATCGCCAGGGAAGCTTCAATCAACATCGCGAAATACGCGGACACGTCCATTCCCCATTTGATCGAATTAATGAGATTAGAAGGCGCGGAACCGAAACGGTTTGTCGCGAAAATGGCCGGCGGCGCGCAAATGTTTGCTTTTCATACGAATAACGACTCCATGAGAATTGGCCCGCGCAACGTAGAGTCCTGCAAGCAAATGCTCAAACAGTTCAACATACCGGTGTTGTCGGAAGATACGGGGCTGAACTACGGCAGGACAATCGAGTTTTGCAGCATGAGCGGTAAGATGACGATTCGGAGTGTTCAGCAAGGAGTAAAGGAGATTTAA
- a CDS encoding chemotaxis protein CheC, giving the protein MLHRLEAFKLDVLKEVGNIGAGNAATALSRLLDKPVDMNVPTVSLIPFEQIADKVGGNEQVVIAVFLRVEGEAPGNMFFIINEDSAKKLLRNLLALDVQEEGYSEMEYSALGEIGNILAGSYLSSLADFTQLYLSPTVPAIAVDMAGAILSYGLVQYGEMGDSALLIDTTFLEGKEALAGHFFLIPDPESFDKIFSALGVPNE; this is encoded by the coding sequence ATGCTACACAGATTGGAAGCATTCAAGCTAGATGTGCTTAAGGAAGTCGGGAATATTGGCGCGGGCAACGCCGCTACCGCCCTATCCCGTCTTCTGGACAAGCCCGTAGATATGAATGTGCCGACCGTCAGCTTAATTCCGTTTGAACAAATCGCCGACAAGGTCGGCGGCAATGAGCAAGTCGTCATCGCGGTCTTTCTTCGCGTGGAAGGCGAAGCTCCCGGAAATATGTTTTTTATCATCAATGAGGATTCGGCGAAGAAGCTGCTGCGCAACCTGCTTGCCCTGGACGTTCAAGAAGAAGGGTATTCCGAGATGGAATATTCCGCGCTCGGCGAAATCGGCAATATTTTAGCTGGTTCCTACTTGTCGTCTTTAGCGGATTTCACGCAGTTGTACTTGTCGCCGACCGTACCCGCGATCGCGGTAGACATGGCTGGAGCCATTCTCAGCTATGGTCTCGTGCAGTATGGCGAGATGGGAGATTCCGCGTTGTTGATCGATACAACGTTCTTGGAAGGGAAGGAAGCGTTGGCAGGCCATTTCTTCCTGATCCCGGACCCGGAATCCTTTGATAAAATTTTCAGCGCCTTGGGAGTGCCTAACGAATGA
- a CDS encoding chemotaxis protein CheW, translating to MGEEIKVIVFGLANEEYGIEVEKVRTIERMIPITRVPKTLAFVKGVINLRGVVIPIIDLRGRFGLPESEPTDSSRIIIVAVNDLEVGFIVDSANDVIDIDSDTIDSPPEVVGGIKAKYLRGVAKVGDDRLLIMLNLSEVLNKSEIIQLEQQEA from the coding sequence ATGGGTGAGGAAATTAAAGTGATCGTGTTCGGTTTGGCTAATGAGGAATACGGCATCGAAGTCGAAAAAGTGCGTACGATCGAGCGAATGATTCCGATTACGCGCGTGCCGAAAACGCTGGCTTTCGTTAAAGGCGTGATTAACCTGCGAGGCGTCGTTATTCCGATTATCGATTTGCGAGGCCGATTCGGATTACCGGAGTCGGAGCCGACGGACAGCTCCAGGATTATCATTGTTGCGGTGAATGACTTGGAGGTCGGTTTTATCGTCGATTCCGCGAACGATGTCATCGATATCGACTCCGACACCATCGATTCGCCTCCTGAAGTTGTCGGCGGGATCAAAGCGAAGTATTTGCGCGGCGTAGCAAAGGTCGGAGACGATCGACTGCTCATAATGCTTAACTTGTCCGAAGTGCTGAACAAGAGCGAAATCATTCAATTGGAACAACAAGAGGCATAA
- a CDS encoding chemotaxis protein CheA — MDMNAYLSMFIDESNDHLQSLNEHLLKLENAPDDISIVQVIFRSAHTLKGMSATMGFEDLASLTHEMENVLDLVRNHKLSMDQFIFDTLFKGLDALESMVQDVTGGGTGKADVTAIVSALQTIVKGDHLKQDAASAGMQSAAGDEGSMLDQFQSSILLQSIEAGMSVFHIVVTVREDCVLKAARAYMVFDFLEHNGEIVKSSPSSQEIEQEKFDRSFTVFTIANITEEELRKGIESVSEIESAAITQLDNESLLQLGASAAQGAPSAAASIAQETVGAAQAQVAAAAAPAMAPAPAASSPSAAASSGGGGSRTIRVDIERLDSLMNLFSELLIDRVRLEQLASEIRRNELTETVEHMSRVSSDLQNIVLKLRMVPVESVFNRFPRMVRDLAKSLDKKVDLVITGAETELDRTVIDEIGDPLVHLLRNSMDHGIESIADRIAAGKPETGTVHLRAYHSGNHVFIEVEEDGRGINAEKVKQIAIKNGIVDSESAKRLTDSEVNMLIFAAGFSTADKISDISGRGVGLDVVKTKIQSLGGHVSVESTQGRGTKFSIQLPLTLSIISAMLVKLGSEKYAIPLSSIVETAIVPREQIRKIHGNRMIDYRGSVIPLISLAQVLDCKSFLEEEEQETEIVVIRKGNKLGAITVDEFLGQSEIVLKTLGKYLTNIEAISGATILGDGQVALIIDPNALIK, encoded by the coding sequence ATGGATATGAACGCTTATCTTTCCATGTTTATAGACGAATCGAACGATCACCTGCAGTCGCTTAACGAACATTTGCTGAAGCTTGAAAATGCCCCCGATGACATTAGTATCGTTCAAGTCATTTTTCGCTCGGCGCACACGCTTAAAGGCATGTCGGCAACAATGGGATTCGAAGACCTCGCTTCCTTGACGCATGAAATGGAAAACGTGCTGGATCTCGTCCGCAATCATAAGCTCAGCATGGACCAATTTATTTTCGACACCTTGTTCAAGGGATTGGATGCGCTGGAATCCATGGTACAAGACGTTACTGGCGGAGGTACGGGGAAAGCCGACGTAACTGCCATCGTAAGCGCGCTGCAAACCATCGTCAAAGGCGATCACTTGAAACAAGATGCTGCGTCTGCCGGTATGCAAAGTGCTGCCGGAGACGAAGGCAGCATGCTGGATCAGTTCCAAAGTTCGATTCTGCTGCAATCCATTGAAGCAGGCATGTCAGTGTTCCATATCGTGGTTACGGTGCGCGAGGACTGCGTGCTTAAGGCAGCTCGAGCTTATATGGTCTTCGATTTCCTGGAGCATAACGGGGAAATCGTGAAATCGTCTCCGAGTTCCCAAGAGATCGAGCAGGAGAAGTTCGATCGTTCCTTTACGGTATTCACGATCGCCAACATAACGGAAGAAGAGCTTCGCAAAGGAATTGAGTCCGTTTCGGAGATCGAGAGCGCTGCGATAACGCAGTTGGATAACGAATCGCTGCTGCAGCTTGGCGCTTCAGCGGCGCAAGGCGCGCCGTCCGCGGCAGCCTCCATTGCGCAAGAAACGGTCGGTGCGGCGCAAGCTCAAGTCGCAGCGGCCGCAGCTCCGGCAATGGCACCGGCTCCAGCGGCGTCATCGCCGTCCGCGGCAGCATCGTCTGGCGGAGGCGGATCACGCACGATTCGGGTTGATATCGAGCGGCTGGATTCACTCATGAACCTGTTCAGCGAGCTGCTTATCGACCGTGTTCGGCTGGAACAGCTGGCAAGCGAAATTCGCCGCAATGAATTGACCGAAACTGTAGAACACATGTCCCGCGTCAGCAGCGATTTGCAAAATATCGTTTTGAAGCTTCGCATGGTGCCCGTCGAGTCCGTGTTCAATCGCTTTCCGCGGATGGTTCGCGACTTGGCCAAATCGCTTGACAAGAAGGTAGACCTTGTCATTACCGGGGCAGAGACGGAGCTTGATCGTACCGTCATCGATGAAATCGGCGATCCGCTCGTCCATTTGCTTCGCAACTCGATGGACCATGGCATTGAGTCCATCGCTGATCGTATTGCTGCGGGCAAGCCGGAGACGGGTACGGTACATCTTCGCGCCTACCATAGCGGCAATCACGTCTTTATTGAAGTGGAAGAGGACGGAAGAGGCATCAATGCGGAGAAAGTCAAGCAGATCGCGATCAAGAACGGCATCGTGGATTCGGAATCCGCCAAACGGCTGACCGACAGCGAAGTCAACATGTTGATCTTCGCCGCAGGTTTCAGCACCGCGGATAAAATCTCGGATATTTCCGGACGCGGCGTCGGGCTCGATGTCGTGAAGACAAAGATTCAATCGTTAGGCGGTCATGTCAGCGTCGAATCCACGCAAGGGCGCGGAACGAAATTCTCGATTCAGCTGCCGCTTACGTTGTCGATTATTTCAGCGATGCTGGTAAAGCTGGGGTCAGAGAAATACGCGATTCCGCTTTCGTCCATCGTGGAAACGGCTATCGTTCCAAGAGAACAAATCCGCAAGATCCACGGCAATCGCATGATCGACTACCGCGGCTCTGTCATTCCGCTGATCTCGTTGGCTCAAGTGCTTGACTGCAAGTCCTTCCTGGAGGAAGAGGAACAGGAGACGGAAATCGTCGTGATTCGCAAAGGCAACAAGCTTGGAGCGATAACCGTCGATGAATTCTTGGGACAAAGCGAAATCGTGCTGAAGACGCTTGGCAAATATTTAACGAACATCGAAGCGATCTCGGGCGCCACGATTCTGGGTGACGGACAAGTTGCGCTGATTATAGATCCGAATGCGCTTATTAAATAA
- a CDS encoding protein-glutamate methylesterase/protein-glutamine glutaminase: MSSTSRVLVVDDSAFMRQIICDLIAEDSQFTIIATANNGREAIEAVRLHKPDVITMDLEMPEMNGLDALERIMRMHPVPIIMMSSISDDGTRETIKALQNGAFDFIRKPSGPLSPDIRQVGEQLLEKLRIAILTKRYSRLYELEQPAAENSAKPKGLAPVVIEPPKHAPAKQRPSASGLSGRKAKAEPANPPSEKRKKQQDEVSVSQVSLSPKIEAAQQLETAKQQAAPSFEADLPVQSKHKPKPAKTFQHLVAIGTSTGGPRALHEVITSLPADFPAPVLVVQHMPPKFTRSLAQRLDTFSKLRVTEAEHGERVYAGVVYIAPGGYHLELARDSGGYCIKLTEEAPRSGHRPSVDTMFESCAAFPELRRHAVIMTGMGNDGVKGMRKLNECGGETAIAEAEETCVVYGMPRSAVEAGVATEVLPLKAIAPALAAAVRK, from the coding sequence ATGAGCTCAACTTCCCGGGTGCTTGTCGTAGACGACTCCGCATTCATGCGGCAAATCATCTGCGATTTGATAGCGGAAGATTCGCAGTTTACTATCATCGCGACAGCTAATAACGGACGCGAGGCGATAGAAGCGGTACGCCTGCACAAGCCGGACGTAATTACGATGGACTTGGAAATGCCCGAAATGAACGGCCTGGATGCGCTTGAGCGCATTATGCGCATGCATCCGGTTCCCATCATCATGATGTCCAGCATCAGCGACGACGGAACGAGAGAGACGATCAAAGCGCTTCAGAATGGCGCATTTGACTTCATCCGGAAGCCGTCGGGCCCATTGTCGCCTGACATACGCCAAGTCGGTGAACAATTGCTTGAGAAGCTTCGGATTGCGATTCTTACGAAACGATATTCTCGCTTGTACGAACTAGAGCAGCCTGCGGCAGAGAATTCGGCAAAGCCGAAAGGACTCGCTCCCGTTGTCATCGAACCGCCGAAGCATGCACCTGCTAAGCAGAGACCATCAGCTTCGGGATTGTCCGGTAGGAAGGCCAAGGCTGAACCGGCAAATCCTCCATCCGAGAAGCGGAAGAAGCAGCAGGACGAGGTGTCCGTCAGTCAAGTTTCGCTTTCGCCCAAGATCGAAGCGGCTCAGCAACTCGAAACGGCGAAGCAGCAGGCAGCACCTTCATTCGAAGCTGATTTGCCGGTCCAGTCCAAGCATAAGCCGAAGCCGGCGAAAACCTTTCAGCATCTTGTTGCGATCGGAACTTCTACAGGCGGTCCGCGGGCGTTGCACGAGGTCATCACCTCGCTGCCGGCTGACTTCCCTGCCCCGGTGCTGGTCGTGCAGCATATGCCGCCCAAGTTCACCCGTTCGCTTGCTCAACGGCTGGATACGTTCAGCAAGCTGCGCGTGACAGAGGCCGAGCATGGCGAACGAGTATACGCCGGCGTCGTCTACATTGCCCCGGGCGGTTATCATCTGGAGCTTGCGAGAGACAGCGGCGGGTATTGCATCAAGCTTACGGAAGAGGCGCCGAGGAGCGGCCATCGTCCCTCCGTCGACACGATGTTTGAATCTTGTGCTGCATTCCCTGAATTGAGGCGCCATGCCGTCATTATGACCGGCATGGGCAACGATGGCGTAAAGGGCATGAGGAAACTAAATGAATGCGGCGGAGAAACCGCCATTGCGGAAGCCGAAGAGACTTGTGTCGTTTACGGCATGCCGCGTTCGGCCGTCGAAGCAGGCGTTGCCACTGAGGTATTACCGTTGAAAGCCATCGCGCCTGCTTTGGCCGCGGCCGTGAGAAAATAA